Part of the Niallia alba genome is shown below.
CGTAGCCATTGTTTGCAGGTTTTTAGCGTCGAAAAGTGCTCCAATATAAATCCCTGCTTTTCCTTGTGCAAAGCTTTGTTGTTGGTCCGTTTTTGCTGTAACAGCGAAGTCCTTATTTATCCAACCATTTTTATAAAGCTCCTTCATATAATCCATGGTTTTGACATATCCATCTGATTCAAACTCTGGAATAAAGTCTCCATTTTCATCCATTCCCCATATATTAGGAGTGCCATAATAAGAACTTAATGTTTTAAATGCTCCATATATTAAATCGTTACGATCAACAAACCCAGTCGTATCGTTTTTGCCATTACCGTCTGGGTCATTTTCTGTAAACGCTTTCGAAACTTCCATTAATTCATCAACTGTCTTAGGAACATCAAGTCCTAAATTATCAAGCCAATCTTTACGCAAAACAACACCATTACGAGCTAAATCTTTCTGAAATGGAATGCCATAAAGCTTCCCTTCAATAGAAGCAGAAACACGCACATCCTCCGAGATTTCTTTTAGATTAGGGAATTCATCTAAATAGTCTTCTACATTCCAAAACATCCCTGACTTTAGCGCATTGCGGACAGATGAGTTTTCAAGAATTGTTAATGTAACAATATCTGCTAATGAATCCGAAGCTAATGCCGTATTAATCCGCTCTTCTTTTGAAGCATCTGGTATCCAAGAAAATTTAATTTCTGTATTTGTTTTCTCTTCCATTTTATCTAAGACCGTATCAGTTGGCGGGGAAGCTGTATGTAAAATATTCAGCCAAGTAATTTCAGCCTTACTATTTTCATCATACGTGCCAGATGATTGCTCTTTTCCACCACTACACCCTGCCAAAAACAGCACACTCGCAAAACTAACACTAGCTAACTTTAATAGTTTTTTCATTTGTACTCTCCTTTGTAATTTGATAAAGTGAGATTTCTATCAGTGGGGGTTTTCCGTTATCCCTCACGGATGGTTAGTTGAACCATCTAGACCTTTACGAACAGTTGATCTCCCGCCTATCTTTCTCGAATCCTCATAAGTTTACGTCCAGAGTCTTACTGTCCGTTAAGAGTGGGATAAATAGTTTTATCTTCTACTTCTTCTATATTTTGTAATTCTATTCTCGTAAACACTTGATTTGCTGTCCAAGTAATCACATAGAATAGAAAACTAATACCGAAGAAAGTGAGAATCCCAGGAAAAAACGTTATTGCTGTCCAATAAGTGGCACCAATTACGACAAACAATAATAGTGAGTATTGTAAACAGGAAAATCCAAAAATAAAAGACATTTTTATTCGAAAGAATATTCCTTTCCAGTTATAATGAGCCATTAGTGGATAGATAAAAATAGCTGAAAGGAAAAAAAGAAAGCATATGATAATCAGGCAGACTTTTAGATACCAGTTAGTAACATAGAGTAAATCGATCACCAACACATAACCAATCAATACATAAATCCAGCTTGTAATCATTGATTCCTTGAAAGACTCTTTATAATACTTCCAATAGGAAGAAAAAATAGGGATATTCGTATTTCCTCTCATCCATTGTCTCAGGATACTAACTAGTGCATAGGTTGCTGGTCCGGCACCAAAGAGTCCCACCCCTAATAAAGTAAAGAGCCACCAGAGGAAATTCACATACACCAGATTTAATATCGTTGTAAAAATGCAATTTATTTTTTCCACCGATTTTAACATCGAACTCCCCGCTTTCAACTAACCTTAATAAACACCATCCTCACCAAACCTTTTGGCAAGCTTATTCGCAAGCATCACTAAAACCAAGCCTACTAAGCCCTTAAATAAACCAACAGCTGTACTAAAGCTCAATTGTCCGTTCTTCAAACCAGCCGTATAAATATACGTATCAAAAATCTCCGCAACACTTCTATTTAATGAATTCAGTAATAGGTACATGTGTTCAAATCCTAAATCTAACGTGCTGCCTATTTTTAAGATTAATAATGTAATAATTACTGGTCGTATTGCCGGTAATGTTACATGCCATGTTTTTCGCAGTCTTCCTGCTCCATCCATCTCTGCCGCTTCATATAGTTGCGTATCTACAGCGGTAATAGCAGCAATATAAATGATCGTAGACCACCCTAGTTCTTTCCATATCACTTGTGCAATATAAACTGTTCTCGTCCAATCAGGTGATGTTAGGAAGCTAACTTTATTAAAGCCCACTGCCGCCAACATTTCATTAATTAATCCACCATCGACATTTAAAAATACATATGTAATGGAAACAATAATTACCCAGGACATAAAATGGGGGATATAAATTAACGTTTGGATACTAGATTTAAAATATTTGTTTTTGACTTCATTTAACATAAGCGCTAAGATGATCGGCATGGGGAAAAAAATGAAAATATTTAAAGTAAATAAGATAAGTGTATTACTTAGAAGCATGAAAAAGGTCGGTTCTGTAAATAAGCGAATAAAATGCTTCATCCCTACCCATGGGCTGCCCATAATTCCTAAGAACGGTTGATAATCTTGAAAAGCAATGATCAACCCGCCCATTGGTAAATACTTAAAAATAATAAAATAGAGAAAGCCAGGGAAAATCATTAAATAAAGAAGTTTGTTCTTTTTCACATTAGCCCAAGTTTTTTGTCTTCTGACTTTTTTTTGCTGCTTCATATTTAACTCTGATAATGTTTGATCATTAGGCTTAATGACACTTTCCATTTTGTACCCCCTCACTTTATGATGTGATGCTAATTCTTACCTTAGCATATTGAAAAAGTAGAATTACGTATATAATCATTATTTGATAACGCTTACATCTCTTGTTATATCACTGGTCTCCTGCACTCAATCCAATGTAATGATTACTACTTTGCCCACATGATTATCTGGTTCTCTAATATGATAAACCACTCATTTGGTAAGCGTTTTCTTTTTCTTAAATACTGATTATATACGGAATTAGCTTCTCCTGATAAAGTAGCTTTATAGAAAGAGGATAGGTTATTTCTTTAAAAGCTTGTGGTTAGCTTTACTTCTAAATACGCAGCAATTAAAACATTATTAGTTGTTGTGGAACAACTAGCTAGACAAAATATGAAGGAGGATCTATATGGAAAAAACGTATAAGAATAAGAAAATAACAAAAGGAGGACGGGCCTTTTCCATTATTAATGGAACAATTCTACTTATTATCGCCTTCATTTGTTTTTTACCTTTTGTAAATGTTATAGCTAGTTCCTTCGCTTCTACACAAGAAGTAGTGGCTAAACGATTTATCTTGATTCCTGAAACTTTTTCATTAGATGCATACCGTTATATCCTATCTACTCCGACACTCTTTAAATCTTTAGCTGTTTCGATTGGCGTCACCGGAATTGGTACACTAGTGAGTATGATTCTGACGTCTCTCATGGCTTATGGCTTGTCTCGTAAATATCTTCATGGCAGGGGCTTTCTTAACTTTCTTGTTGTTTTCTCTATGTTATTTAGCGGAGGGATGATTCCGACATTCTTAGTAGTGAAGGCCTTTGGATTAATCGATTCTTATTGGTCATTAATTTTGCCTGTAGCTATCAACGCATTTAACTTAATTATTATGAGAAACTTTTTCCAAGCACTACCTGATAGTTTAGAAGAATCGGCTAAAATGGATGGTTGTACGGATTTAGGTGTTTTTTGGAAAATAATGTTGCCATTAGCATTACCATCTATTGCAACAATTTCTTTATTTTACGCTGTTACTTACTGGAATACTTATATGACTGCTATCCTTTATATTAATGATTCTACAAAATGGCCTATTCAAGTTTTATTGCGTCAAATTGTTATTGTTTCGAGTGGCATGCAAGCAGAAGGCTCATCTGTTGATGTAATTCCTCCTGCACAAACGATTAAGATGGCTGTAATTGTTATTGCTACAGTTCCTATGCTTATTGCTTACCCATTTGTTCAAAAGTATTTCGTAAAAGGAGCATTGGTTGGTTCTGTGAAAGGATAAAAGTTAGTTATTCCTTCCCTATTAACATAAAAATTATCGGTGTTAACCCACAATATGAAAAAGCGTGCAAGTATAGGATGTCTTCTATCTTACACGCTTTTTTTGTTAATGATTATATTGTTTTCGATAGTCACCTGGAGTCATTCCTACTTTTTTCTTGAAAAAACGAATAAAGTTTTGGGAATTTCGATACTGTAATTTTTTGGCAATCTCTTTGATTGGTATATTTGTTTCTTGTAATAATGACTTTGCCTTTTGTAGCCGAAAACCCATTAGATAGTCAACAAAGTTTTCTCCATATTCTTTCTTGAAAACACTGCTTAAGTAATTAGGATTATAATGAAGACGGTCGGCAATAATATCTAGAGAAATTTCTTGGTCATACTCTGTCTGAATGATTTGAACAATTTTATCGGATAAAGAGCGAAATTCCTTATCTGTTTTATCCTGTGTGCTTATAATGATTGGCGTAATAAGGTGTTCAATTAGCATTTGCTTTATTCGATCAGGATAATAGGCATTTATCGCCTCATAATAAAGCGGCTTTATACTGTCAAAAATTTTCGCTTCCGCACCTAACAGCTGACCCAATTGAATAATCTCATTAATTAATCGAATAAGCGTTACTTCTAAGCTGACTGGATTTTTATTCATCCGGAAGATTTCGTCAATTAACGTGTCTACTGTCTCCTTCACTTCCTCCTCATTACCTGAGCGAATCGTATTTACTAGCTCATTTTGCAATTCTACAGGATATTTAGAAATGGAAGCATCATTCAAAAGAGGAGCAATATCATCATAAAAAATAATCGACTCTGGCCCTACATTTACACGATAGTGTAGCGCTTCCTTTGCTAAAT
Proteins encoded:
- a CDS encoding extracellular solute-binding protein; this encodes MKKLLKLASVSFASVLFLAGCSGGKEQSSGTYDENSKAEITWLNILHTASPPTDTVLDKMEEKTNTEIKFSWIPDASKEERINTALASDSLADIVTLTILENSSVRNALKSGMFWNVEDYLDEFPNLKEISEDVRVSASIEGKLYGIPFQKDLARNGVVLRKDWLDNLGLDVPKTVDELMEVSKAFTENDPDGNGKNDTTGFVDRNDLIYGAFKTLSSYYGTPNIWGMDENGDFIPEFESDGYVKTMDYMKELYKNGWINKDFAVTAKTDQQQSFAQGKAGIYIGALFDAKNLQTMATGIQDNMELALVNDMVSDSQPERAIWAANNGIGGLLAFPRSEVKDEAELKRILKFVNDLLDSEVYTLMTYGMEDVHYKLTDDGAYEIINQDLWTQEVQPFAASRPKESGYGLKDPNPIKALADEMIADNANYAVLNPAYSLESPTNTSQGSELQKIITDATYQYILGEIDLDGFKKAVKTWSDSGGNTIKEEYKAAYEQTK
- a CDS encoding YesL family protein; translation: MLKSVEKINCIFTTILNLVYVNFLWWLFTLLGVGLFGAGPATYALVSILRQWMRGNTNIPIFSSYWKYYKESFKESMITSWIYVLIGYVLVIDLLYVTNWYLKVCLIIICFLFFLSAIFIYPLMAHYNWKGIFFRIKMSFIFGFSCLQYSLLLFVVIGATYWTAITFFPGILTFFGISFLFYVITWTANQVFTRIELQNIEEVEDKTIYPTLNGQ
- a CDS encoding ABC transporter permease → MKQQKKVRRQKTWANVKKNKLLYLMIFPGFLYFIIFKYLPMGGLIIAFQDYQPFLGIMGSPWVGMKHFIRLFTEPTFFMLLSNTLILFTLNIFIFFPMPIILALMLNEVKNKYFKSSIQTLIYIPHFMSWVIIVSITYVFLNVDGGLINEMLAAVGFNKVSFLTSPDWTRTVYIAQVIWKELGWSTIIYIAAITAVDTQLYEAAEMDGAGRLRKTWHVTLPAIRPVIITLLILKIGSTLDLGFEHMYLLLNSLNRSVAEIFDTYIYTAGLKNGQLSFSTAVGLFKGLVGLVLVMLANKLAKRFGEDGVY
- a CDS encoding carbohydrate ABC transporter permease, with translation MEKTYKNKKITKGGRAFSIINGTILLIIAFICFLPFVNVIASSFASTQEVVAKRFILIPETFSLDAYRYILSTPTLFKSLAVSIGVTGIGTLVSMILTSLMAYGLSRKYLHGRGFLNFLVVFSMLFSGGMIPTFLVVKAFGLIDSYWSLILPVAINAFNLIIMRNFFQALPDSLEESAKMDGCTDLGVFWKIMLPLALPSIATISLFYAVTYWNTYMTAILYINDSTKWPIQVLLRQIVIVSSGMQAEGSSVDVIPPAQTIKMAVIVIATVPMLIAYPFVQKYFVKGALVGSVKG